A window from Heterodontus francisci isolate sHetFra1 chromosome 4, sHetFra1.hap1, whole genome shotgun sequence encodes these proteins:
- the prxl2c gene encoding peroxiredoxin-like 2C gives MSTSLEMASGAPQVVQITRNLQHQLDSPPSIDIKAAEDCFVVDCQGNRIHFPALYGEGKAILVFVRHFLCYTCKEYVEDLAKIPQKYLKDVGVRLIVIGQSSHHHIEGFCKLTGYTCEIYVDPRRQIYKKLKMKRGETFHQAGSSPHVKSSMLIGILKSMWYAMRSPAFDFQGDPDQQGGALIVGPGDELHFGHLDSNRLDHAPINLLLQLAGVQTVDFTNEAQTIDI, from the exons ATGTCGACCAGCTTGGAAATGGCATCTGGAGCTCCCCAAGTCGTACAGATCACCAGAAACCTCCAGCACCAACTCGACTCACCTCCTAGCATCGACATCAAGGCTGCTGAAGATTGCTTCGTTGTCGATTGTCAGGGAAACAGAATACATTTCCCAGCTCTGTATGGAGAGGGGAAAGCGATCCTGGTTTTCGTCAGG cattttctgtgctACACTTGCAAAGAGTATGTGGAGGATTTAGCAAAAATTCCACAGAAATATCTGAAG GATGTTGGCGTCAGGCTAATAGTTATTGGACAGTCCAGCCATCACCATATTGAG GGTTTCTGCAAACTAACTGGATATACTTGTGAGATTTATGTTGACCCAAGACGACAGATTTATAAAAAATTAAAAATGAAGCGAGGGGAAACATTCCACCAAGCAG GAAGCAGTCCCCACGTCAAATCAAGCATGCTGATTGGAATCCTTAAGAGTATGTGGTATGCAATGAGGAGCCCAGCATTTGACTTTCAGGGTGACCCAGATCAACAAGGTGGAGCTTTGATCGTAGGTCCTG GAGATGAACTTCACTTTGGGCATCTTGATTCCAATAGGTTGGATCATGCACCGATCAACTTATTGTTACAGCTGGCTGGAGTTCAAACAGTGGACTTCACCAATGAAGCACAAACCATTGACATTTGA